Sequence from the Hamadaea flava genome:
TCCCGCCTCCCTCGTTGATCATGGAATTGACCGTGGTCTCGACGGTGTGTCGGGACCGGAAACTCCATGATCAACGGGGAGGCGTCAGTACTGGCCGAGCGCCAAGCCGCGGGCGAACAGCCGCTGGGTCAGCAGGAACAGCAGGATCGTGGGGAGCGAGATGAACAGGCCGGCGGCGAGCACCACCGGGATGGACTTGCCGCCGTACGCGCTCGACAGCGAGCTGACCGCGGTCATGATCGGCCGGACCGATTCGCTCTGCGACAGGGTGAGGCCGAAGAGCAGGTCGTTCCAGATGAAGGTGAACTCGAGGATGAAGACCGCCCCGAGCGCGGGCAGCGCCATCGGCAGGTAGATCCGCCAGAAGATGCGCCAGCTGGACGCCCCGTCCGTCCGCGCCGCCTCATAGATCGTGTACGCGATCCCCGTGAAGAAGTTGCGCAGCACGAACGCCGCCAGCGGTACGCACACCGCCGTGTAGATGAGGATCAGCCCGGATCGGGTGTCGTAGAGCAGATTGGTGCTGTAGCCGAGGAACAGCGGGATGACCAGCATCTGGGTCGGGAAGATCGTCCCGCCGAAGATGAGCATGAACCACCAGAACCCGGCTCGCAGCCGCAGGACGACGATGGCGTACCCGGCGAGGGCTCCGATCAGCACCCCGGCGGCGGGCGAGACGATCGCGTAGAGAGCGGTGCTCCCGATGCTCTCGCCGAGCTGCGCCGCCTCCCAGGCGATCTTGACGTTCTCGACGAAGCCGAACCCGGACGGCGTCCAGATCTTGTCCGCGTCGTACTCCGTGGCCGGTCGAGTGGCGTTGACGAGCAGCAGGTACGTCGGCAGCAGCCAGATCAGGCCGAGCACCACGAGCACTGCTCTCCGCAGAAAGCCGCTCACGCTCATGCGAGACCCTCCTTCGACGTGGACATCTGGCGGCGGAGGTAGACGAACGACACCAGGCCGGTGACGAGGCTGAGCGCGAAGGCGACCGCCGCGCCGTAGCCGTACTCGGCCGAGACGAAGGCGTCGCGATACATGGTCACGGCCAAGGTCTCGGAGTTGCGGCCCGGACCGCCCTGCGTGGTGACCCAGACGATGTCGAACGTCTTCAGACTCGCCACCAGCGACAGCCCGACCACGACCGTGGTCAGGGGCGCGAGCAGCGGCCAGGTGATGCTGCGGAACAGCCGCCAGCCGGACGCCCCGTCCAGCCGGGCCGCCTCCTGCGGCTCCTTCGGGATCGACTGCAGACCGACCAGGAACAGCAGCGCGTTCACCCCGGCCTGTTGCCAGGTCAGCGCGACGATCATGGCGATGGTGTTGGCCGGTTCCTCGACCAGGAACCGGGTGTCCGCCCCCGGCAGCCCGAGCGCGCCGAGGAAGTCGTTGGCCGCGCCGCCGGTCTGGAGGATGAAGCCCCAGATCACCGCCAATCCCGCGCCCGACAAGGCGTACGGGAGGAGGAAGGGCAGCCGGAACCAGGTGCCGCCCTTGATCCCGTAGGACAGGACCGCGATGAGCAGACCGAGCGCGACCGGCAGGACGGTCGCCCCGACCGCCCACATCAGGGTGTTGCGGACCGAGGTGGTCAGCGCCGGATCGTCGAGGAACCGGCGGAAGTTGTCCAGGCCCACGAACGACGCCGGGGTCAACCCGTCGTAGTCGGTGAAGCCCAGATAGACCGTGTAAAGGAAGGGCAGGTAGAGCAGACCGGCGACGATGAGCACGGCCGGCGACACGAAGCCGTAGCCGCCGAGGCGGCCGGTCCTGCTGGACCGGCGGCCGCTCGATCCGACGGAGGTCACCCGAACGTCGGCGTGGACCGGGGCATCGGCTACCTGGCCGCCCCGGCGGCTACGGATCGTCATCTCACTTACCGGCCTTCGCCCAGTAGTCGTCGGCCGCCTTCTGGAGCGTGGCCAGCTGCTTCTGGTAGTCCGCGGGCTTGACCGTGAACGCCCCGAAGGCGTCCAGCGCGGCGGTCAGCACCGGAGCCGGCACCAGTTCGAAGAACCGGCTGGCCAGGGCGACGTCCGAACCGCCCGCCGATTGGTTGATCGCGTTCAGCGCGGGATCCGGGATGGTGACCTTGGGGTTGGCCGACACGTCGCCGCGCGAGGTCGCCCACTTCTCCTGAGCCGCCGGCTCCAGCCACCACTGCGCGAACTTCAGGCTCGCCGCCTTGTCCGGAGCCTTGTCCAGCACGCAGAGCGGGCCGCTCTCGAACAGCAGCGTGTTCTTCGTGTTGGCCGGGTTCAGGTTCGGGATGGTGAACATGCCGTAATCGGTTCCGGGCTTGAGCCCGACCTGGGTCATGCTCGTGTTGAACCAGGTCCCGAACGGTGCCATCGCGACCTTGCCCGACTTCAGCAGCTCCTGCGGCTCCGTCTTGTCGCCCGGGTCCGACATGTACCCGGAGTCGATCAGCGACTTCCACTGCTCCATGACCTTGACGACGCCCGGGTCGGTGAACTTCGCCTTGCCGGTGCCGAGGTCGTTGTAGAGCTGCGGGTCCTGCCCGATCAGCAGCTGCTGGAACCAGACGAAGCTGAACAGCTGCGAGGTCCCGTAGAACGGGGTGACCCCCTTGGCCTTGAGCTTGACCGCCGCGTCCATCATGTCGGCCCAGGTCTTGGGCGGCTGCAGACCGGCGTCGTCGAAGACCTTCTTGTTGTAGAACATCACCCAGTACGCGACGTTCAACGGTACGCAGTACTGCTTGCCGTCGAAGGTGTAGTACTGCTTCAGCGACTCGGGCAGGTAGCCCTTGCCGACGGCATCGCTCCAGAGCGACGAGGTGTCGGCGACCTGGCCCGCCTTGACGATCTCCGCAAGCTGCGCGCCGGTGTGCCAGGTGAACAGGTCCGGCTTGACGTTGGTGCGGAAGGACGCCTTGATGAACGCGTCGTAGGTGTTCGCGTCGGTGTATCCGACCGGCTCCATCCCCAGCCCGATCTGCTGCTGGGACAGGGTGCCGATCTCCTTGAAGTAGGGCGACCAGGCGCCCTTGTCGTTGTAGAGCTTCAGCTGGGTCTTGCCTTCGGTCTTGGTGTCGCCGCCGGAACCGCAGGCCGACAAGGCCAGGGCCGCGGTGACGACGACCGCCGTGAGCAGTCGCGTACGCCGCACGGTTATCGCCTTTCTAAGGGGACGGTTCGCTCTCCCGCCGGGCATGCTTGGCTGTAACGTCGGCGCGCTCTGTGGGGACGACTTCGTCGTCTCCTCGAGCCAGCGCTACCACCGTCTTCACGTCGTCGAGATGACGGCGCATGAGATCACCGGCGAGCTGCGTGTCGCCGGCCTCGATGGCCGCCAGGACGGCGCAGTGCTCGTCGTAGTCGCGTACCCGGTCGTCGAAGAGCTGGAGGATCTCGCGTTGTTCGCCGGCATGGACGAACAGGAGGGAGTCGACGACCTCGCGCAGCACACCGTGACCGCTGGCGGCGGCCACCGCCCGGTGGAAGGCCATGTTGGCCTCGTGCAACGCTGCGTCGTCGCCGGGCGCGCCGGCCAGGTGACGTTGCGCCGTGGCGAGCAGCTCACGCAGATCGGCCAGGCGTTGGGGGTCGCGGCGGGCGGCCGCGAGTCCGGCGAGATAGGGCTCCATCAACGCCCGCGCGTCGAGCAGTTGGATCAACTGCTCGCCACGAGGCTCCGGGACGTTCGGGTTCGGCAGGACGAGGCGGTCGACCGCCTCGCTGACGTAGACGCCGGAGCCGTGCCTGATCTCGATCGCCCCGGTGGTCTGCAGGCGGCGCAGGGACTCCCGCACCGTCGGCATCGCCACCGCGAACCGTTCGGCGAGCGCCCGCGTCGAGGGCAGCCGGTTGCCCGGCTGGAGTCCCTGGTCGCGGATCAGCTCCATGATCCGTTCGGTCAGCGAGTCGGACAGGCTCTGGCGTACCAGCTCCCCCATCTCGGTCTCCTTCGTAGCTCGGTCCGCCCTAGGGCGCGAGCTGGACTTCGACGAACCGTGGTCGGTACTTGGTCACGTCTTCCAGCACATCGGTGAAGGTCAGGCTGTTGACGTTATAGGTGATGACCACTTTGTCGTCACGCCGGAGTTCGGGATGCTCGTGCGCGTTGTAGGTGATCACGTCCGGATCGCCGTAACTGCCGAACAGACCGCTCTCCGGCATCGTGTGGAGCAGCCGGCGGTCGCCGAAGGGACCGGTCGGCGTCGGGGCGGTGTAGCCCACGATCTCGTTGCTGAACAAGGTGTTCGTGTCCTGCGTGACCAGCAGCCACCGGTCCCGCCAGGGGGTCACGCTGTACTCGTTTCCGACGCCGGCCATGACGCGCGCCGAGTCCTGTTCGGAGGTCGACCACCCGTCGCCGGTGAAGTACTGCCACGGCCGCCGCAGGTCGTCGCCGGCGACCCGGGCGACGTGCATGTGCTTCGTCAGGCCGAGGTCTTCGACGCCGTGCACATAGGTGTGTCCGCCGATGCGCTGCAACCAGCTCGCCCACTGCACGTTCGCACCGGACGGCATCGGATGGAGACTCTTGACGGTCAGCGTCGCGACGTCGAACCGGGCGAGGACGTTCTCCTTCCAGGCCCAGTCCCACATCCCCGGTCCGAACCGCTCGAACCGCAGGAACATCACGTTGAGCGCGCCCGCGCCCAGGTACGCCCCGCCGAGCCAGTACCAGGAGTCGGCCTGGTCCGGCGACAGGATCGCGGCCGGTTCGGCCGCCGTTCCCCCGTGGATCGTGGTCATCGTGCGGCCACGCTGCACGACGAAGGTGTTGTTGACGATCGGGCTGTCCGCCGGCCGGGATCCGTCGGGGTCGACGGTGCCGAGGAACGTGTCGGAGAAGAGCCAGAGCTGACGGTCGCCGGGGAGCCGGACCGAATAGGTCGAGTCCGCTCCGGTCCAGCCGCGCCCGCTGTTCCCGTATGCCGTGAACGCCTCGGTGAGCCGCTCGGCTGTGCTGGTGGCGCCGGTCGCGTTTGCCTGCCCGGGGATCGCCAACGCGGCGACCGGGGCGGCGGCCAGCCCGGCGAGCAGAGTACGCCGGGCGACGGGGTGGTCCATGTGCCGCACCTCCACGTTGAGGGGGTCAAGTGACTAAGTGATCAGATCACTTGTTCACTGCGGCGACAAGAGCCCGCAACAGAGCCGTTATAGAAAGAGCGGCGCCGTTGCCGGCGCCGCTCAGTATTCGCAGGTGATCGCAGGGATGTCGCTATTCGAAGGTGTACTCCGGGTCGGGCAGCGCCTCCAGCCGCTCCGCCGTCACTCCGAGCGCACGCAGGTCGGCGACGAAATCCGGGTAGCCCCGGTCGATGTGATGCGCGTGGCGTACCGTCGTGGGCCCGTCGGTGCAGAGGCCCGCGATGGCCAGGCCCGCACCCGCGCGGATGTCGGTCGCGCGGACCTCGGCCGAGGAGAGCAGCGGCCGCCCGCGGACCACGGCGTGGTGGCCGTCGGTCTTGATCTCCGCGCCGAGCCGGACCATCTCCTGGACGAACATGAAGCGCCCGTCGAAGATGTTCTCCGTGATCATCGAGACGCCGTCGGAGACGACGGCGAGCCCGATGGCCATCGGGAGCAGGTCGGTCGCGAAGCCGGGGTACGGCAGTGTGACCACATCGACCGCACGCGGTCGCTGATCCATCTGTACGCGCAGCGCGTCGGGCCGCGTCTCGATGAGCCCGCCGGCCTGGGCGATCTTGTCGAGCGCGATGTCCAGGAAGTGCGGGTCGATGCCGGTGACGGTGACGTCCCCCTGAGTCATCGCCGCGCCGAACGCCCAGGTGCCGGCCACGATGCGGTCGCCGACGGTGGCGTGCCGGACCGGCTGAAGCGCGTCGACGCCCTCGATGGTGAGTTTGGACGTGCCCGCGCCGTCGATGCGCGCGCCCATCTCGGTGAGCATGCGGCAGATGTCGACGATCTCCGGCTCCCGGGCGGCGTTGTCGATCTCCGTGACGCCCTTGGCCAGCACCGCCGCCATCAGGAGGTTCTCGGTCGCGCCGACGCTCGGGAAGTCGAGCCAGATCTCCGCACCGCGCAGGCCGAAGGGTGCCTCGGCCAGCACGAAGCCGTGCTCGCTGCCGATCTCGGCGCCCATCCGGGCCAGCCCGCCGACGTGCATGTCCAGCCCGCGCGAGCCGATCGCGTCGCCGCCCGGATGCGCCACCCGCGCCTTGCCGGTGCGGGCCAGCAGGGGCCCGAGGACGCAGATCGACGCCCGGAGCCGCCGGACGAGGTCGTAGTCGGCCTCGTGGTGCAACGTGGCGGGTACGCCGATCTCGACCGTGCCGCTGCCGTCCAGGGCGGTGTCGAACCGCACGTCGGCCCCGAGCCGCCGGAGCACCTCGCCCATCAGGGCGATGTCGGTGATCCGGGGAACGTTGGTGACGGCGCTGCCGCCCTCCGCGAGGAGTGCGGCGGCCATGAGTTTGAGGGCCGAGTTCTTCGCGCCTACGACGCCGACCGTGCCGTTCAGGCGGGCCGGGCCGGCCACTCTGATCACGTCCACATCCGCCATCGTAGGCAGAGTGCCGCCGTTACCCCAGCCGTCGTCGGCAGGCCGCGTGAGTACGCTGCTGTGCATGGCCGTTCACCTCACCCGCATCTACACCAAGACCGGCGACGCCGGAACCACCGCGCTCGGCAATGGCGAGCGGGTGGCGAAGACCGACCCACGGATCGGCGCGTACGCCGATGTGGATGAGTGCAACGCCGCACTGGGCGTGGCGCTTGCTCTGGGCGAACTGCCTGACGACGTTCGCGCCGTGCTCACCTTAGTCCAGAACGATCTGTTCGATGTGGGCGCAGACCTGTGCAACCCGATCACCCCCGATCCGAAATACCCACCGCTTCGCGTCACCGCCGACTACGTCACCCGCCTGGAAGGCTGGTGCGACGAGTTCAACGCGCGGCTGGCGAAACTGGATTCGTTCGTCCTGCCGGGTGGTACCCCGGGCGCGTCGTTCTTGCACGTCGCGCGCACGGTCGCTCGCCGTGCGGAGCGGTCGACGTTCGCCCTGCTGGAAGCGGATTCGGAGCGGACCTCCACGCTCCCGGCCCAGTATCTCAACCGGCTCTCCGATCTGTTGTTCATCCTGTCCCGGGTGGCGAACTCGGACGGCACTGGCGATGTGAAGTGGGTCCCGGGCGGGTCCCGCTGATCGGCCGCCCTCCGCAGGGCAGCTTGATCAACTCGGCGATCCGGCCCGACGGACCATGATCGTCGCTAGGTTGAGGAAATGGCGGATGCGATCCTCGCCGAAGGCCTCGTCAAGCAGTATGGCAGCGTGACGGCCCTCAACGGGCTGGACTTGCGTGTACCCGAGGGAACCGTCCTCGGACTGCTCGGGCCGAACGGCGCCGGAAAGACCACGTCGGTGCGGATCATCACCACGTTGCTGCGGCCCGACCAGGGTCGCTGCCTCGTGAACGGCATCGACGTGTTCGAGCGCCCGCACGAGGTCCGCAAGATCATCGGGGTCAGCGGCCAGTACGCCGCGGTCGACGAGTACCTGACCGGCCGCGAGAACCTGGAGATGATCGGCCGGCTCTACCACCTGGGCAAACGGACCGCCCGGTCCCGGGCCGAGGCGCTGCTGGAGCGGTTCAACCTGACCGACGCCGCCAACCGGCCGGTCAAGACCTACTCCGGTGGGATGCGCCGCCGCCTGGACCTGGCCGGGGCGCTGGTGATCTCGCCGCCGATCATCGTCCTCGACGAGCCGACGACCGGCCTCGATCCCCGAGGGCGGATGGGCATGTGGGACGTCATCAGCGAACGCGTACGGGCGGGCTCGACCCTGCTGCTGACCACGCAGTACCTCGAAGAGGCCGACCAGCTCGCCGACGACATCGTGGTGATCGACCGGGGGCAGGCCATCGCCCACGGCACACCGGACGACCTGAAGAAGGAGGTCGGCGGGGAACGCCTCCAGGTGACCGTCGGGAACCGGGCCGAGACCCAGATCGCCAAGGACATCCTCAGCCAGGTCTGCTCCGGCCCGGCGACCGTCGTCGACCACCAGGTCACGGCGCCGATCACCAAGGGCGCGTGGACCCTGATCGAGGCCGTACGCCGCCTCGACGCGGCCGGCATCGAGCCGGTCGACATCGGCATCACCCGGGCCAGCCTCGACGACGTCTTCCTGAAGCTGACCGGCACCACAGCCGAAGCCGAGGCGGAGGAGGCGGAGCAGCGATGAGCGCCGTGGGCGGAGCGCTGGCCGACGGCTGGGTCGTCGCCAAGCGGAACCTGATCAAGATCAAGCGCATCCCCGACCTGCTGATCTTCTCGACCATCCAGCCGATCATGTTCGTGCTGCTGTTCGCGTACGTGTTCGGCGGGTCGATCATCATCCCCGGGGTCTCCTACCGGGAGTACCTCATGCCCGGCATCTTCGTGCAGACCGTGGCGTTCGGGGCCGGCATCACCGCCATCGGCCTCGCCGACGACCTGCAGAAGGGCATCGTCGACCGATTCCGCTCGCTGCCCATGTCGAGGGCGGCGGTGCTGGTCGGCCGGACGACCTCCGACCTGATCAACAACATCTTCGTCGTGGTGGTCATGTCGGTCACCGGCCTGCTCGTCGGCTGGCGCATCCACACCGGCCTGCTCGACGGGATCTACGGCTACCTGCTGCTGTTCGCCTTCGGGTACGCCATGAGCTGGATCAGCGCCGTCATCGGCCTGTCGGTGAAGTCGGTCGAGGTGGCCCAGAGCGCCGGGTTCATCTGGATGTTCCCGCTGACGTTCCTGTCCAACGCCTTCGTCTCCACAGCGACCCTGCCGGGCTGGCTGCAGCCGATCGCGGAATGGAACCCGATCTCGTCGATGGTGCTGTCCCTACGCAAGCTGTGGGGCAACCTGTCGAGCGATCCCGCGTACAACGGAAGCGGGTTCCCGGCCGAACACGCGATCCCCCTCGCGATCGGCTGGATCGCGCTCATCTTGATCATCTTCGTGCCGCTGGCGATCTCGCGCTATCGCAAGGCCGCCTCTCGCTGAGGAGCTGGCTCTCGCTGAGGAGCTACGGCTGCTCAGGTGAGGTGCGACGGGCCGGGCGGGGCCGACTCGTACCAGGAGAGGAACCCGGTCACCACGGTCGGCGACATGGCGATCTCGACGAGCTTGTCGTCCGGGGGTGGATCCGGCTGCACCGTACGCGTCGGCCGCAGCAGTCGCACGACGACCCACTCGGCCGGCACAAGGACCTGCTCGGCCGTGCTCGGCGTACGCCGTCCCACCATCGACAGATCCCGCCGGTGCAGTATCCGGCGCGGCCGCGGCGAGAAGCTGAACATGCGGTACCAGCGAAGTTCGTCGCCCGCATAACGAGCGAAGCCCGGCGCCCAGCCCCGCCCCTCGACCATCATGCCCAACCGCATGTAGATCTCGACGGTGCCGCCACGCCGGGCGAACCACTCACGACGCAGGAACAGCGTCGCCAGCAGTGCGAAAACAACTATCAGGCCGACTGCGATCGCCTTGAGGATCCCCATCGGCCGCTGCGCTCGGTTCTCAGTGCCGGTCTGCGGCCGAGGCCGGAGAGCATTCCTCGGCGAGGACTGTGACGCCTTCGCCGGTCACGGAGATGAACCCGCCCGTGACGTTCCAGACCTGCGTGTCGCCGCCCGCCAGCTTGAGGCGTACCTGACCGGGCTCGGCGAGCTGGCCGAGCATCGGGGCGTGACCGGGCAGCACACCCAGCTCGCCCTCGGTCGTGCGAGCGGTCACCAGCTCGGCGGTGCCGGTGAAGATGCGCTCCTCGACGGCGACCAGCTCGACGCGGAGTTCCTTCGCCACGTCCCCACCTTTCCTGACTGACTAGAGGCGCGGGCGACGTCGCCGTCGCCCGCGCCCTGAAGAACTACTTCGTGAGCTCGCGGTAGTTGCGCTCGAGGTCGTCGAGGCCACCGCACATGAAGAAGGCCTGCTCCGGGACGTGGTCGTAGTCGCCCTGAGCGATCTTCTTGAACGCCTCGACGGTCTCCTTGACCGGCACGTCCGAGCCGTCCACACCGGTGAACTGCTTGGCCGCGTGGGTGTTCTGCGAGAGGAACCGCTCGATCCGCCGCGCGCGGCCGACCGTGACCTTGTCCTCTTCGGAGAGCTCGTCCATACCGAGGATGGCGATGATGTCCTGCAGGTCGTTGTACTTCTGCAGAATTCGCTTCACCTCGGAGGCGACCGCGTAGTGCTCGGCGCCGACATACTCCGGTGCCAGGATTCGCGAGGACGAGGCCAGCGGGTCCACGGCGGGGTAGATGCCCTTGTCGGACACCTTCCGCTCGAGGTTGGTCGTGGCGTCGAGGTGCGCGAACGTGGTCGCCGGGGCCGGGTCGGTGTAGTCGTCGGCGGGGACGTAGATCGCCTGCAGCGAGGTGATCGCGCGACCCCGGACCGAGGTGATCCGCTCCTGCAGCTCACCCATCTCGTCGGCCAGGTTGGGCTGGTAACCCACGGCGCTCGGCATCCGGCCCAGCAGGGTGGACACCTCCGAACCGGCCTGGGTGAACCGGAAGATGTTGTCGATGAAGAGCAGCACCTCCTGGTTCGCGACGTCACGGAAGTACTCCGCCATGGTCAGCGCCGAGAGGGCCACCCGCAGACGCGTGCCCGGGGGCTCGTCCATCTGGCCGTAGACCAGCGCGGTGTCCTTGAGCACGCCCGCGTCGGTCATCTCGTGGATGAGGTCGTTGCCCTCACGCGTACGCTCGCCGACACCCGCGAAGACCGAGGTGCCACCGAAGTTACGCGCAACCCGGATGATCATCTCCTGGATGAGCACCGTCTTGCCGACGCCGGCACCGCCGAACAGACCGATCTTGCCGCCCTTGACGTACGGGGCGAGCAGGTCGATGACCTTGATGCCGGTCTCCAGCATCTCGGTCTTCGGCTCCAGCTCGGCGAAGGCCGGGGGCTTGCGGTGGATCTCCCAGCGCTCGCCGACCTCGTACTTCTCGCCGTCCTTGAGGTTCAGGACGTCGCCGATCACGTTGTAGACGTGACCCTTGGTGATGTCGCCGACCGGGACGGAGATCGCCGTACCGGTGTCGGCGACCTCCTGGCCGCGGATCAGGCCGTCGGTGGGCTGCATCGAGATGGCCCGCACGACGTTGTCGCCGAG
This genomic interval carries:
- the atpD gene encoding F0F1 ATP synthase subunit beta; this translates as MTTDLKTGVGRVVRVIGPVVDVEFPRDAMPEIYNALKVEVTLAEGAKTLTLEVAQHLGDNVVRAISMQPTDGLIRGQEVADTGTAISVPVGDITKGHVYNVIGDVLNLKDGEKYEVGERWEIHRKPPAFAELEPKTEMLETGIKVIDLLAPYVKGGKIGLFGGAGVGKTVLIQEMIIRVARNFGGTSVFAGVGERTREGNDLIHEMTDAGVLKDTALVYGQMDEPPGTRLRVALSALTMAEYFRDVANQEVLLFIDNIFRFTQAGSEVSTLLGRMPSAVGYQPNLADEMGELQERITSVRGRAITSLQAIYVPADDYTDPAPATTFAHLDATTNLERKVSDKGIYPAVDPLASSSRILAPEYVGAEHYAVASEVKRILQKYNDLQDIIAILGMDELSEEDKVTVGRARRIERFLSQNTHAAKQFTGVDGSDVPVKETVEAFKKIAQGDYDHVPEQAFFMCGGLDDLERNYRELTK
- a CDS encoding carbohydrate ABC transporter permease; translation: MSVSGFLRRAVLVVLGLIWLLPTYLLLVNATRPATEYDADKIWTPSGFGFVENVKIAWEAAQLGESIGSTALYAIVSPAAGVLIGALAGYAIVVLRLRAGFWWFMLIFGGTIFPTQMLVIPLFLGYSTNLLYDTRSGLILIYTAVCVPLAAFVLRNFFTGIAYTIYEAARTDGASSWRIFWRIYLPMALPALGAVFILEFTFIWNDLLFGLTLSQSESVRPIMTAVSSLSSAYGGKSIPVVLAAGLFISLPTILLFLLTQRLFARGLALGQY
- the murA gene encoding UDP-N-acetylglucosamine 1-carboxyvinyltransferase codes for the protein MADVDVIRVAGPARLNGTVGVVGAKNSALKLMAAALLAEGGSAVTNVPRITDIALMGEVLRRLGADVRFDTALDGSGTVEIGVPATLHHEADYDLVRRLRASICVLGPLLARTGKARVAHPGGDAIGSRGLDMHVGGLARMGAEIGSEHGFVLAEAPFGLRGAEIWLDFPSVGATENLLMAAVLAKGVTEIDNAAREPEIVDICRMLTEMGARIDGAGTSKLTIEGVDALQPVRHATVGDRIVAGTWAFGAAMTQGDVTVTGIDPHFLDIALDKIAQAGGLIETRPDALRVQMDQRPRAVDVVTLPYPGFATDLLPMAIGLAVVSDGVSMITENIFDGRFMFVQEMVRLGAEIKTDGHHAVVRGRPLLSSAEVRATDIRAGAGLAIAGLCTDGPTTVRHAHHIDRGYPDFVADLRALGVTAERLEALPDPEYTFE
- a CDS encoding ABC transporter permease; amino-acid sequence: MSAVGGALADGWVVAKRNLIKIKRIPDLLIFSTIQPIMFVLLFAYVFGGSIIIPGVSYREYLMPGIFVQTVAFGAGITAIGLADDLQKGIVDRFRSLPMSRAAVLVGRTTSDLINNIFVVVVMSVTGLLVGWRIHTGLLDGIYGYLLLFAFGYAMSWISAVIGLSVKSVEVAQSAGFIWMFPLTFLSNAFVSTATLPGWLQPIAEWNPISSMVLSLRKLWGNLSSDPAYNGSGFPAEHAIPLAIGWIALILIIFVPLAISRYRKAASR
- a CDS encoding ATP-binding cassette domain-containing protein → MADAILAEGLVKQYGSVTALNGLDLRVPEGTVLGLLGPNGAGKTTSVRIITTLLRPDQGRCLVNGIDVFERPHEVRKIIGVSGQYAAVDEYLTGRENLEMIGRLYHLGKRTARSRAEALLERFNLTDAANRPVKTYSGGMRRRLDLAGALVISPPIIVLDEPTTGLDPRGRMGMWDVISERVRAGSTLLLTTQYLEEADQLADDIVVIDRGQAIAHGTPDDLKKEVGGERLQVTVGNRAETQIAKDILSQVCSGPATVVDHQVTAPITKGAWTLIEAVRRLDAAGIEPVDIGITRASLDDVFLKLTGTTAEAEAEEAEQR
- a CDS encoding cob(I)yrinic acid a,c-diamide adenosyltransferase, with product MAVHLTRIYTKTGDAGTTALGNGERVAKTDPRIGAYADVDECNAALGVALALGELPDDVRAVLTLVQNDLFDVGADLCNPITPDPKYPPLRVTADYVTRLEGWCDEFNARLAKLDSFVLPGGTPGASFLHVARTVARRAERSTFALLEADSERTSTLPAQYLNRLSDLLFILSRVANSDGTGDVKWVPGGSR
- a CDS encoding ABC transporter substrate-binding protein, which encodes MRRTRLLTAVVVTAALALSACGSGGDTKTEGKTQLKLYNDKGAWSPYFKEIGTLSQQQIGLGMEPVGYTDANTYDAFIKASFRTNVKPDLFTWHTGAQLAEIVKAGQVADTSSLWSDAVGKGYLPESLKQYYTFDGKQYCVPLNVAYWVMFYNKKVFDDAGLQPPKTWADMMDAAVKLKAKGVTPFYGTSQLFSFVWFQQLLIGQDPQLYNDLGTGKAKFTDPGVVKVMEQWKSLIDSGYMSDPGDKTEPQELLKSGKVAMAPFGTWFNTSMTQVGLKPGTDYGMFTIPNLNPANTKNTLLFESGPLCVLDKAPDKAASLKFAQWWLEPAAQEKWATSRGDVSANPKVTIPDPALNAINQSAGGSDVALASRFFELVPAPVLTAALDAFGAFTVKPADYQKQLATLQKAADDYWAKAGK
- a CDS encoding FadR/GntR family transcriptional regulator; translated protein: MGELVRQSLSDSLTERIMELIRDQGLQPGNRLPSTRALAERFAVAMPTVRESLRRLQTTGAIEIRHGSGVYVSEAVDRLVLPNPNVPEPRGEQLIQLLDARALMEPYLAGLAAARRDPQRLADLRELLATAQRHLAGAPGDDAALHEANMAFHRAVAAASGHGVLREVVDSLLFVHAGEQREILQLFDDRVRDYDEHCAVLAAIEAGDTQLAGDLMRRHLDDVKTVVALARGDDEVVPTERADVTAKHARRESEPSP
- a CDS encoding DUF2550 domain-containing protein — its product is MGILKAIAVGLIVVFALLATLFLRREWFARRGGTVEIYMRLGMMVEGRGWAPGFARYAGDELRWYRMFSFSPRPRRILHRRDLSMVGRRTPSTAEQVLVPAEWVVVRLLRPTRTVQPDPPPDDKLVEIAMSPTVVTGFLSWYESAPPGPSHLT
- a CDS encoding DUF4185 domain-containing protein; the encoded protein is MDHPVARRTLLAGLAAAPVAALAIPGQANATGATSTAERLTEAFTAYGNSGRGWTGADSTYSVRLPGDRQLWLFSDTFLGTVDPDGSRPADSPIVNNTFVVQRGRTMTTIHGGTAAEPAAILSPDQADSWYWLGGAYLGAGALNVMFLRFERFGPGMWDWAWKENVLARFDVATLTVKSLHPMPSGANVQWASWLQRIGGHTYVHGVEDLGLTKHMHVARVAGDDLRRPWQYFTGDGWSTSEQDSARVMAGVGNEYSVTPWRDRWLLVTQDTNTLFSNEIVGYTAPTPTGPFGDRRLLHTMPESGLFGSYGDPDVITYNAHEHPELRRDDKVVITYNVNSLTFTDVLEDVTKYRPRFVEVQLAP
- a CDS encoding carbohydrate ABC transporter permease, with the translated sequence MTIRSRRGGQVADAPVHADVRVTSVGSSGRRSSRTGRLGGYGFVSPAVLIVAGLLYLPFLYTVYLGFTDYDGLTPASFVGLDNFRRFLDDPALTTSVRNTLMWAVGATVLPVALGLLIAVLSYGIKGGTWFRLPFLLPYALSGAGLAVIWGFILQTGGAANDFLGALGLPGADTRFLVEEPANTIAMIVALTWQQAGVNALLFLVGLQSIPKEPQEAARLDGASGWRLFRSITWPLLAPLTTVVVGLSLVASLKTFDIVWVTTQGGPGRNSETLAVTMYRDAFVSAEYGYGAAVAFALSLVTGLVSFVYLRRQMSTSKEGLA
- a CDS encoding F0F1 ATP synthase subunit epsilon, translated to MAKELRVELVAVEERIFTGTAELVTARTTEGELGVLPGHAPMLGQLAEPGQVRLKLAGGDTQVWNVTGGFISVTGEGVTVLAEECSPASAADRH